One part of the Luteibacter yeojuensis genome encodes these proteins:
- a CDS encoding carboxymuconolactone decarboxylase family protein has protein sequence MSRIAVPALDAAPEGSKATLDTIHKQLGVVPNLFRLIGNSPVALTAYTGFHAALSKTLDVKTRERIALAVAQVNGCDYCLSAHTYLGLNLAKIGPEEIALNRKGASSDPKANAAVQFAAKVAEKRGHVSDSDIKAVRDAGFTDAELVEIVALVAENSFTNFLNEVADTEIDFPVVRVADAA, from the coding sequence ATGTCCCGCATCGCCGTTCCCGCCCTCGACGCCGCCCCGGAAGGTTCCAAGGCCACGCTCGACACCATCCACAAGCAGCTTGGCGTGGTCCCGAACCTGTTCCGCCTGATCGGCAACAGCCCGGTGGCGCTCACCGCCTATACGGGATTCCACGCTGCCCTGTCCAAGACGCTCGACGTGAAGACGCGGGAGCGGATCGCGCTGGCTGTCGCGCAAGTCAACGGCTGCGATTACTGCCTCTCGGCGCACACCTATCTCGGCCTGAATCTCGCGAAGATCGGTCCGGAAGAGATCGCTCTGAACCGCAAGGGCGCGTCCAGCGATCCCAAGGCGAACGCCGCCGTCCAGTTTGCCGCCAAGGTCGCGGAAAAGCGCGGTCACGTGAGCGACAGCGACATCAAGGCCGTTCGCGACGCGGGATTCACCGACGCGGAGCTCGTGGAAATCGTCGCCCTGGTCGCGGAGAACAGTTTCACGAACTTCCTTAACGAGGTCGCCGACACCGAGATCGACTTCCCGGTCGTGCGGGTCGCCGACGCGGCGTGA
- the rimK gene encoding 30S ribosomal protein S6--L-glutamate ligase, with amino-acid sequence MKIAILSRNARLYSTQRLVEAARKRKHTVRVIDPLRCYMSIAPQSFAIHFKGKPLGPVDCVIPRIGASSTFYGTAVLRQLELMGVFTPNPSDAVLRARDKLRCLQLLAARGVDMPLTAFGDNPDDTADLMAMLGDPPHVIKLNEGTQGAGVVLAEKRSASQSVIEAFRGLYANFLVQEFIREANGQDLRCFVVGDQVVASMQRSSAPGEFRANLHRGGTAAAVELSEDERRVAVEAASALGLEVAGVDLLRSSRGPLLLEVNASPGLEGIEGSTGVDVAAAIVAHCEARRAERPVAAKPRKARSAKGLTAI; translated from the coding sequence ATGAAGATCGCCATCCTGTCGCGCAACGCGCGGCTGTACTCCACCCAGCGGCTGGTGGAGGCTGCGCGCAAGCGCAAGCACACGGTGCGCGTCATCGACCCGCTGCGCTGCTACATGAGCATCGCGCCGCAGTCGTTCGCCATCCACTTCAAGGGCAAGCCGCTCGGGCCGGTCGACTGCGTGATCCCGCGCATCGGCGCTTCGAGCACCTTCTATGGCACCGCCGTGCTCCGCCAGCTGGAACTGATGGGCGTCTTCACCCCCAATCCGTCCGACGCCGTGCTGCGCGCCCGCGACAAGCTGCGCTGCCTGCAGCTGCTGGCCGCCCGCGGGGTGGACATGCCGCTGACCGCCTTCGGCGACAACCCCGACGACACCGCCGACCTGATGGCGATGCTCGGCGACCCGCCGCATGTCATCAAGCTGAACGAAGGAACCCAGGGCGCCGGCGTGGTCCTGGCGGAGAAGCGCTCGGCTTCGCAGAGCGTCATCGAGGCCTTCCGCGGCCTTTACGCCAACTTCCTGGTCCAGGAGTTCATCCGCGAGGCCAACGGCCAGGACCTGCGCTGCTTCGTGGTCGGCGACCAGGTGGTGGCATCCATGCAGCGCTCGTCCGCCCCGGGCGAGTTCCGCGCGAACCTGCATCGCGGCGGCACCGCCGCCGCGGTCGAACTGTCCGAGGACGAGCGCCGGGTGGCCGTCGAAGCCGCCTCGGCCCTCGGGCTGGAAGTGGCCGGCGTGGACCTGTTGCGCTCCTCGCGCGGGCCGTTGCTCCTCGAGGTCAACGCTTCGCCGGGGTTGGAGGGCATCGAGGGCAGCACGGGCGTGGACGTGGCCGCCGCCATCGTCGCCCATTGCGAGGCCCGGCGGGCCGAGCGCCCGGTCGCGGCGAAGCCCCGGAAAGCGCGGTCCGCGAAGGGGTTAACAGCGATTTAA
- a CDS encoding sensor histidine kinase, producing the protein MRSRRKLRFRLIVTFTLFGFGLSALFAFAALNIRERVEEQLINSALQDEVDSLNAKVRANPNERPQFEIVKGATFSDRTIYKAPLNWQSLGTGVHDLYETDKDEKRHHYKVAVRREGGIISFLQFDVSRDELGKRQLVTSVIAAVFLFGLMSLVLGVWLSSRVLRPVTDLARRLRDFRRVGKAEALAPHFADDEVGELAVALDEYAMRLTSVVERDREFNSDVSHELRTPLAVIASTTELLQGSPDLTDKLRERLKRIERASRQATELIEALLLLSRAERRGPTRGETTDVAKVASDVIESQRPQMGGKPIEIELVSDGSVTVNAPASVVSVALTNLIGNAIKYTMEGMVTVRVLDGRIDVIDTGPGIKPEDAEKLFQRGIRGESATGGGAGLGLAIVRRLCELYGWDVSLRPRPEMAGAISTIDFR; encoded by the coding sequence ATGCGGTCCAGGCGTAAGCTTCGTTTCCGACTGATCGTCACCTTCACGCTGTTCGGTTTTGGGCTGAGCGCGCTGTTCGCGTTCGCCGCTCTCAACATTCGCGAGCGCGTCGAGGAACAGCTGATCAATTCCGCCTTGCAGGACGAGGTCGATTCGCTCAACGCGAAGGTGCGGGCGAATCCGAACGAGCGCCCGCAATTCGAGATCGTGAAGGGCGCCACCTTCAGCGACCGCACCATCTACAAGGCGCCGCTGAACTGGCAGTCGCTGGGCACGGGCGTGCACGATCTGTACGAGACCGACAAGGACGAGAAGCGCCATCACTACAAGGTGGCGGTGCGTCGCGAGGGCGGCATCATCAGCTTCCTCCAGTTCGACGTCTCGCGCGACGAACTCGGCAAGCGCCAGCTCGTCACCAGCGTCATCGCCGCGGTGTTCCTGTTCGGCCTGATGTCGCTCGTGCTCGGCGTGTGGCTGTCGTCGCGCGTCTTGCGCCCCGTCACCGACCTGGCCCGTCGCCTGCGCGACTTCCGCCGCGTCGGCAAGGCCGAGGCGCTCGCTCCGCATTTCGCCGACGACGAGGTGGGCGAGCTGGCGGTGGCACTCGACGAGTATGCGATGCGCCTCACCTCCGTGGTGGAGCGCGACCGGGAATTCAATTCCGATGTCAGCCACGAACTGCGCACGCCGCTGGCCGTCATCGCGAGCACGACGGAGCTCCTGCAGGGCTCGCCCGACCTCACCGACAAGCTGCGCGAGCGGCTGAAGCGCATCGAGCGCGCGTCGCGCCAGGCCACCGAACTGATCGAAGCGCTGCTGCTGCTCTCGCGTGCCGAGCGCCGCGGCCCGACGCGAGGCGAAACCACGGACGTCGCCAAGGTCGCGTCCGACGTCATCGAAAGCCAGCGTCCGCAGATGGGCGGCAAGCCGATCGAGATCGAACTGGTGTCGGACGGCTCGGTGACGGTCAACGCACCTGCTTCGGTGGTGTCGGTCGCATTGACGAACCTGATCGGCAACGCCATCAAGTACACGATGGAAGGCATGGTCACCGTGCGCGTGCTCGACGGGCGCATCGACGTGATCGATACCGGTCCCGGCATCAAGCCGGAGGATGCCGAGAAACTCTTCCAGCGCGGCATCCGCGGCGAAAGCGCCACGGGGGGCGGGGCGGGCCTCGGTCTCGCCATCGTGCGCCGGCTGTGCGAGCTCTACGGCTGGGATGTTTCCCTGCGCCCGCGTCCGGAAATGGCCGGCGCCATCTCGACGATCGACTTCCGCTGA
- a CDS encoding LysR family transcriptional regulator has product MDRLEAMSMLVTVSETGSLSAAGRTLKVPLPTLSRKISDLESLLGTKLLIRTTRKLTLTEAGLAYVAAARRILEQVEDAEREAAGEFTTPKGELVITAPILFGRLHVLPVVADFLALFPEINIRLVMADRNMDLVDAHIDMAVRIGKLPDSSMVATQVGHVRSVTCASPSFLGGHGLPRTPDDVLTLPCVSVETPSPFPGWRFKTPGSTAMFDLPVVPRLSVTTAEAAAEAAIRSVGIARLLHYQVSEAVEADALRIVLADFEPDPSPVHLVHASRGQMPLKMRRFLDFAAPRLREVLSRIATFSSR; this is encoded by the coding sequence ATGGATCGCCTCGAAGCCATGTCGATGCTGGTGACGGTGAGCGAGACCGGAAGCCTGTCGGCGGCGGGACGGACTTTGAAAGTGCCGCTTCCCACCCTGAGCCGGAAGATCTCCGACCTTGAATCGCTCCTCGGCACGAAGCTGCTCATCCGCACGACACGCAAACTCACGCTCACGGAAGCCGGCCTTGCCTACGTCGCGGCGGCGCGGCGCATCCTCGAACAAGTCGAAGATGCCGAAAGGGAAGCGGCCGGCGAGTTCACCACGCCGAAAGGGGAGCTGGTCATCACCGCGCCGATCCTGTTCGGCCGGCTGCATGTGCTGCCGGTGGTTGCGGATTTCCTGGCCCTGTTTCCCGAGATCAACATCCGCCTGGTGATGGCCGATCGCAACATGGACCTGGTCGATGCGCACATCGATATGGCCGTCCGGATCGGCAAACTTCCCGACAGCTCGATGGTAGCCACCCAGGTGGGCCATGTGCGGAGCGTGACCTGCGCCAGCCCCTCGTTCCTCGGCGGCCATGGCCTGCCGCGAACGCCCGACGACGTACTGACACTCCCCTGCGTCAGCGTCGAAACGCCCTCACCCTTTCCCGGCTGGCGTTTCAAGACACCGGGATCGACAGCCATGTTCGATCTTCCCGTCGTACCGCGTTTATCGGTGACGACGGCCGAGGCCGCAGCGGAAGCGGCCATCCGCAGTGTCGGCATCGCGAGGCTATTGCATTACCAGGTTTCCGAAGCCGTCGAGGCCGATGCGCTGCGCATCGTCCTCGCCGACTTCGAGCCGGACCCCAGCCCCGTGCATCTCGTCCATGCCTCGCGCGGACAGATGCCGTTGAAGATGCGACGCTTCCTGGACTTCGCCGCCCCACGCCTGCGCGAGGTACTTTCCAGGATCGCCACTTTTTCCAGCCGCTGA
- a CDS encoding pyridoxamine 5'-phosphate oxidase family protein → MAYGFLDIATTPSIQAVQARMGVDQFWRDFKGHREFDRFGERELAHIAERESFYMATVSETGWPYVQHRGGPRGFLKAVDDRTLAFADYRGNRQYISTGNLAANGRACLFLMDYARRARLKIYAHVDILAIDEDPGLTERVSTPAYQAHPERIFRLRLASFDWNCSQHITPRFTEQEISEAVRPLQERLAQLEAENAELRAGRPETSRS, encoded by the coding sequence ATGGCCTATGGCTTTCTCGATATCGCAACGACGCCCAGTATCCAGGCCGTGCAGGCCAGGATGGGCGTCGATCAGTTCTGGCGCGACTTCAAGGGGCACCGCGAGTTCGATCGCTTCGGCGAAAGAGAACTCGCGCACATCGCGGAACGCGAAAGCTTCTACATGGCGACAGTCTCGGAGACGGGGTGGCCCTACGTACAGCATCGCGGCGGCCCGCGTGGCTTCCTCAAGGCCGTCGACGACCGCACGCTGGCCTTCGCCGACTATCGCGGCAACCGCCAGTACATCAGCACCGGCAATCTCGCCGCCAACGGCAGGGCATGCCTGTTCCTGATGGATTATGCCCGTCGCGCGCGGCTCAAGATCTACGCGCACGTGGACATCCTCGCCATCGACGAGGACCCCGGGTTGACGGAACGTGTCTCCACGCCGGCCTACCAGGCCCATCCCGAACGCATCTTCCGGCTGCGGCTGGCAAGCTTCGACTGGAATTGCTCGCAACACATCACGCCGCGTTTCACCGAGCAGGAGATCAGCGAGGCGGTTCGCCCCCTCCAGGAGCGCCTGGCCCAGTTGGAGGCCGAAAACGCCGAGCTGCGAGCCGGAAGGCCGGAAACGTCCCGATCGTGA
- the ahcY gene encoding adenosylhomocysteinase — MNAVTKDTSFQDYKVRDISQADLGRRRIRMAEEEMPGLMQIRARYAKEQPLKGVRLSGSLHVTKETAVLAETLRELGASVRWASCNIFSTQDDVAAAMAAGGLPVFAWKGETLEEYWQCTLDMLTHPGELGPQLIVDDGGDATLFIHKGVELEDGSDWVNTPSGNHEEQVIKDLVKKTAAARPGWFKKIAAEWKGVSEETTTGVHRLYQLAEAGKLLIPAINVNDSVTKSKFDNLYGCRESLADGIKRATDLMVAGKVAVVCGYGDVGKGCAHSLKGFGARVIVTEIDPINALQAAMEGFQVTTVEDTLGLGDIYVTTTGNKDIITLEHMAKMKNNALVCNIGHFDNEIQIDRLNTAKDVTRENIKPQVDRYTFGATGRSIYMLAEGRLVNLGCAHGHPSFVMSNSFSNQTLAQIDLWKNKDTYEKTVYRLPKKLDEEVARLHLEQIGVKLTVLTKDQADYIGVPVEGPYKADHYRY, encoded by the coding sequence ATGAACGCCGTTACCAAAGACACCTCGTTCCAGGATTACAAGGTCCGCGATATTTCGCAGGCCGACCTCGGCCGCCGCCGCATCCGCATGGCGGAAGAGGAAATGCCGGGCCTGATGCAGATCCGCGCCCGCTACGCCAAGGAGCAGCCGCTCAAGGGCGTGCGCCTCTCGGGCTCGCTGCACGTCACCAAGGAAACCGCCGTGCTCGCCGAGACCCTTCGCGAGCTGGGCGCCTCCGTGCGCTGGGCGTCGTGCAACATCTTCTCCACCCAGGACGACGTCGCCGCGGCGATGGCCGCCGGTGGCCTTCCGGTGTTCGCCTGGAAGGGCGAGACGCTGGAAGAGTACTGGCAGTGCACCCTGGACATGCTGACCCATCCGGGCGAGCTCGGTCCGCAGCTGATCGTGGACGATGGCGGCGACGCCACCCTCTTCATCCACAAGGGCGTCGAGCTCGAAGACGGCAGCGACTGGGTCAACACCCCGAGCGGCAACCACGAAGAGCAGGTCATCAAGGACCTGGTCAAGAAGACGGCCGCCGCGCGTCCGGGCTGGTTCAAGAAGATCGCCGCCGAATGGAAGGGCGTTTCGGAAGAGACCACCACCGGCGTGCACCGCCTTTACCAGCTCGCCGAAGCCGGCAAGCTGCTGATCCCGGCCATCAACGTCAACGACTCGGTGACCAAGAGCAAGTTCGACAACCTGTACGGCTGCCGCGAGTCGCTGGCCGACGGCATCAAGCGCGCCACCGACCTGATGGTGGCCGGCAAGGTCGCCGTCGTCTGCGGATACGGCGACGTGGGCAAGGGTTGCGCGCATTCGCTGAAGGGCTTCGGCGCGCGCGTCATCGTGACCGAGATCGATCCGATCAATGCCCTCCAGGCCGCGATGGAAGGTTTCCAGGTGACCACCGTCGAAGACACCCTCGGCCTCGGCGACATCTACGTCACCACCACGGGCAACAAGGACATCATCACGCTGGAACACATGGCGAAGATGAAGAACAACGCCCTGGTCTGCAACATCGGCCACTTCGACAACGAGATCCAGATCGACCGCCTGAACACGGCGAAGGACGTCACCCGCGAGAACATCAAGCCGCAGGTCGACCGTTACACCTTCGGCGCGACGGGCCGCAGCATCTACATGCTGGCGGAAGGCCGCCTGGTGAACCTCGGCTGTGCCCACGGCCATCCGAGCTTCGTGATGTCGAACAGCTTCTCCAACCAGACCCTTGCGCAGATCGACCTGTGGAAGAACAAGGACACCTACGAGAAGACGGTGTACCGCCTGCCGAAGAAGCTGGACGAGGAAGTGGCCCGCCTGCACCTCGAGCAGATCGGCGTGAAGCTCACCGTGCTGACGAAAGACCAGGCCGACTACATCGGCGTGCCGGTGGAAGGTCCGTACAAGGCGGATCATTACCGCTACTGA
- a CDS encoding ATP-dependent zinc protease family protein produces the protein MADVITLGWRERLALPSLGVPILKAKLDTGARSSSLHVEWLEVDERADGTWLLFQIRTTRKGGLSAPCEARATGRRSVTDSGGHTTARWFIRTEVELAGRRFGAEVNLTDRRHMLFPLLLGRTALDGRFVVDPSLSYSQTPRRAVRDPS, from the coding sequence ATGGCTGATGTCATCACACTAGGCTGGCGCGAACGGCTCGCACTTCCGTCGCTCGGCGTTCCGATCCTCAAGGCGAAACTCGACACTGGCGCACGCTCGTCGTCGCTGCATGTCGAGTGGCTGGAGGTGGACGAGCGCGCCGACGGTACCTGGCTGCTTTTCCAGATCCGCACCACGCGCAAGGGCGGCCTGTCGGCACCGTGCGAGGCGCGGGCGACGGGGCGGCGCTCGGTGACCGATTCGGGCGGGCATACCACGGCACGCTGGTTCATCCGGACCGAGGTCGAGCTGGCCGGGCGCCGTTTCGGTGCGGAAGTGAACCTGACCGACCGGCGGCACATGCTGTTTCCCCTCCTGCTCGGCCGGACCGCCCTCGACGGGCGTTTCGTGGTCGATCCATCGCTTTCCTACTCGCAGACGCCGCGCCGCGCCGTCCGGGACCCGTCATGA
- the metF gene encoding methylenetetrahydrofolate reductase [NAD(P)H]: protein MPAISFEFFPPKTDEQREQLDAAVGRLKAHAPEYVSVTFGAGGSTLSYTDDTVKRLRANHGLSVAPHLSCMGGTRAEIAALLDTYKTTGCRRIVALRGDLPSGMASPGDFRYASELVAFIREHSGDHFHIEVAAYPETHPQADNALADLRHFKAKVDAGANGAITQYFFNPDAYFRFVDDVAKLGVRVPIVPGIMPIANFSQLRRFSEQCGAEIPRWIVKRMQAHGDDAAAVRELGADVVADLCRRLLEGGAPGLHFYTINRARATTSVLERLATR from the coding sequence ATGCCCGCCATCAGCTTCGAATTCTTCCCACCCAAGACCGACGAACAGCGCGAGCAGCTCGATGCCGCGGTAGGCCGCCTCAAGGCCCATGCGCCCGAATACGTCTCGGTGACCTTCGGCGCCGGCGGCTCGACGCTGAGCTACACGGACGACACGGTGAAGCGCCTGCGCGCGAACCACGGGCTCTCGGTGGCGCCGCACCTGTCCTGCATGGGCGGCACGCGGGCGGAAATCGCCGCCCTGCTGGATACCTACAAGACCACGGGCTGCCGCCGCATCGTCGCCCTGCGCGGCGACCTGCCCTCGGGCATGGCCTCGCCGGGCGACTTCCGTTATGCGTCGGAACTGGTCGCCTTCATCCGCGAGCACAGCGGCGACCATTTCCACATCGAAGTGGCCGCCTACCCGGAAACCCATCCGCAGGCGGACAACGCGCTCGCCGACCTGCGCCATTTCAAGGCGAAGGTGGACGCGGGTGCCAACGGCGCCATCACCCAGTACTTCTTCAATCCGGATGCCTACTTCCGCTTCGTGGACGACGTGGCGAAGCTCGGGGTGCGGGTGCCGATCGTGCCCGGCATCATGCCGATCGCCAATTTCAGCCAGTTGCGCCGGTTCTCCGAGCAATGCGGCGCCGAGATCCCGCGCTGGATCGTGAAGCGCATGCAGGCCCACGGCGACGACGCGGCCGCCGTGCGCGAACTGGGCGCCGACGTCGTGGCGGACCTCTGCCGGCGCCTGCTGGAAGGCGGTGCGCCCGGCCTGCACTTCTATACGATCAACCGCGCCCGGGCGACCACCTCGGTATTGGAGCGTCTCGCCACGCGGTAA
- a CDS encoding branched-chain amino acid transaminase, whose product MSQNYPEWIWQNGQIKPWREATVHVMAHALHYGSSVFEGIRSYETPDGAAIFRLTDHLKRLYLSAKIYDIEIPYSMDELAEACREVVKKNDFKAAYLRPVAFRGLGGFGLSAECPTDVAVATWPMGPYLGPEALENGIDACVSSWQRFAPNTIPAGAKAGGNYLSGQLIAREARRLGFGEGIALASTGLLSEGAGENLFLVFDGALHTTPASASILAGITRHTLMTLAREEGIDVIERDLPREYLYLADEILMCGTAAEVTPIRSVDGKKIGTGKGGPITRRLQELYFGLFNGKTADRWGWLEPL is encoded by the coding sequence ATGTCGCAGAACTACCCCGAATGGATCTGGCAGAACGGCCAGATCAAGCCGTGGCGCGAAGCCACCGTCCACGTGATGGCGCATGCGCTCCACTACGGTTCGTCGGTATTCGAAGGCATTCGAAGCTATGAGACGCCGGACGGTGCGGCGATCTTCCGCCTGACCGACCACCTGAAGCGCCTCTACCTCTCCGCCAAGATCTACGACATCGAGATTCCCTATTCGATGGACGAGCTGGCGGAAGCCTGCCGCGAGGTGGTCAAGAAGAACGACTTCAAGGCCGCCTACCTGCGTCCGGTGGCGTTCCGCGGCCTGGGTGGTTTCGGCCTCTCCGCCGAATGCCCGACCGACGTCGCCGTGGCGACCTGGCCGATGGGCCCGTACCTCGGACCCGAGGCGCTGGAGAACGGTATCGACGCCTGCGTTTCCAGCTGGCAGCGTTTCGCGCCGAACACCATCCCGGCGGGTGCCAAGGCCGGCGGCAATTACCTTTCCGGCCAGCTGATCGCGCGCGAGGCGCGCCGCCTCGGCTTCGGCGAAGGCATCGCGCTGGCCTCCACGGGTCTCCTCAGCGAGGGCGCGGGCGAGAACCTGTTCCTGGTGTTCGACGGCGCGTTGCACACGACGCCGGCCAGCGCCTCTATCCTCGCCGGCATCACCCGCCACACGCTGATGACCCTTGCCCGCGAGGAAGGCATCGACGTGATCGAGCGCGACCTCCCGCGCGAATACCTCTATCTCGCCGACGAAATCCTGATGTGCGGCACGGCGGCGGAAGTGACGCCCATCCGCTCGGTGGACGGGAAGAAGATCGGCACCGGCAAGGGCGGCCCGATCACGCGCCGCCTGCAGGAGCTCTACTTCGGCCTGTTCAACGGCAAGACGGCCGACCGCTGGGGCTGGCTGGAGCCGCTTTAA
- a CDS encoding DUF2846 domain-containing protein: MKWNHLAALAAIIVVSTLSGCASVQKADPGASDRAKVFAPLTDKAVVYVYRDEVFGAAIKMPVKVDDYVAGQTGPKSFLQLALSPGHHTIASLTEKDDTLPLDVEAGKTYYVWQEVKMGLMAARSKLHLVSADVGKAGVRKCDLLQTEAVTLRMPTAP; the protein is encoded by the coding sequence ATGAAGTGGAATCATCTCGCCGCGCTCGCGGCGATCATCGTAGTGTCCACGCTCAGCGGTTGCGCCAGCGTCCAGAAAGCGGACCCTGGCGCGAGCGACCGGGCGAAAGTGTTCGCACCGCTCACCGACAAGGCCGTGGTCTATGTGTACCGCGACGAGGTGTTCGGCGCAGCCATCAAGATGCCGGTGAAGGTCGACGACTATGTAGCCGGACAGACGGGACCGAAAAGCTTCCTGCAGCTGGCCCTGTCGCCAGGCCATCACACCATCGCTTCGCTAACCGAGAAAGACGATACGCTGCCCCTCGATGTCGAAGCGGGCAAGACGTACTACGTGTGGCAGGAAGTGAAGATGGGGCTGATGGCCGCCCGCAGCAAATTGCATCTGGTCTCGGCCGATGTCGGCAAGGCCGGCGTTCGCAAGTGCGACCTGCTGCAGACCGAGGCCGTGACCCTCCGGATGCCGACGGCGCCGTAA
- a CDS encoding response regulator transcription factor, whose translation MRVLVIEDNTDIATNIGDYLEDRGHVVDFAGDGVTGLHLAVVHDFDVIVLDLTLPGMDGLDVAKKLRHEAHKQTPVLMLTARDSLEHKLTGFESGADDYMTKPFALQELAARLEVLARRGKGPQSRVLKVGGLTYNLDTLTVTREGKSIQLNPIGLKLLQALMEASPSVVTRQDLEQRVWGEELPDSDSLRVHIHGLRAAIDKPFEKPLIHTRHGIGYRMVDPDAVQA comes from the coding sequence ATGCGCGTTCTGGTCATCGAAGACAATACCGACATCGCGACCAACATCGGGGACTACCTCGAGGACCGTGGCCACGTCGTCGATTTCGCCGGCGACGGCGTCACCGGGCTCCACCTGGCCGTGGTCCACGACTTCGACGTGATCGTGCTGGACCTCACCCTGCCGGGCATGGACGGCCTGGACGTCGCAAAGAAGCTTCGCCACGAGGCGCACAAGCAGACGCCGGTCCTCATGCTGACCGCCCGCGATTCGCTGGAGCACAAGCTCACCGGCTTCGAGTCCGGCGCGGACGATTACATGACCAAGCCCTTCGCCCTGCAGGAACTGGCCGCGCGCCTGGAAGTGCTGGCGCGACGTGGCAAGGGCCCGCAGAGCCGCGTGCTCAAGGTGGGCGGCCTGACCTACAACCTCGATACCCTCACCGTCACGCGGGAAGGCAAGTCGATCCAGCTGAACCCCATCGGCCTGAAGCTCCTGCAGGCGTTGATGGAGGCCAGTCCGTCGGTCGTTACCCGCCAGGACCTGGAACAGCGCGTGTGGGGCGAGGAGCTGCCCGATTCCGACTCCTTGCGCGTGCACATCCACGGGTTGCGCGCGGCTATCGACAAGCCGTTCGAGAAGCCGCTGATCCATACGCGTCACGGTATCGGATACCGCATGGTCGATCCGGATGCGGTCCAGGCGTAA
- a CDS encoding DUF4124 domain-containing protein, with amino-acid sequence MIRAIVLLLLLFLALPAAAQTAIHRCVGADGSPVFSDQPCTSVGATSLLPLPATSASSGEPTAGLLCAKDLGELRDGLVQAFAARSANRVGGLILWNGYGSAGAVENLRAMEALVHRPLVALEGNEGTGIDAVTSAPGGAGATRRAHFDVVRDSGCLWLRPPA; translated from the coding sequence GTGATCCGCGCCATCGTCCTGTTGCTCCTGCTCTTCCTCGCCCTGCCGGCCGCCGCGCAGACCGCGATCCATCGTTGCGTCGGCGCCGATGGAAGCCCCGTCTTCAGCGACCAGCCCTGTACGAGCGTGGGCGCGACGTCCCTCCTCCCGCTACCCGCAACCAGCGCCAGTTCGGGCGAACCCACGGCGGGCCTCCTGTGCGCGAAAGACCTGGGCGAACTCCGCGACGGCCTGGTACAGGCCTTCGCCGCCCGCAGTGCCAATCGTGTCGGCGGCCTGATCCTCTGGAACGGCTATGGCAGCGCCGGGGCGGTTGAGAACCTGCGGGCGATGGAAGCGCTCGTCCATCGCCCCCTCGTGGCGCTGGAAGGGAACGAGGGTACGGGCATCGACGCCGTGACCTCCGCTCCGGGGGGCGCGGGCGCGACCCGACGCGCCCACTTCGACGTGGTCCGCGACTCGGGATGCCTCTGGCTTCGTCCGCCGGCCTGA